Genomic segment of Citrus sinensis cultivar Valencia sweet orange chromosome 7, DVS_A1.0, whole genome shotgun sequence:
CCATTGCCCATACTGCTTCCTGGAAATTTGCTCAGCAAAATTAAGTTACAATGGATTATCTTCCGCATAATATACTGGGTTTATCTCTCATTTCCATCTCTTTGCATTCTTCGAgccttttgatttttgtttcgCTGCCTGGAAGGCCTGCATTTTCTGTTTCTTCCGAGCTTCCTTCTCAGCCTGTTTTTAAGAAGAAAGTGAGATGGCACTTACGACAATGAAATCATCTGTGTCATGATGTAACCAAAGAGAGAAACTTACCTTTGACATCTTGGATTTGGCCTTGATTTTTGGAGCCCTTTCTTCGAGCTCTGCCTCACGTTCAAGCTCCTTTTCCCGAGCATCGAGGTTTTTCTCTAGGTAATACTgttaatttttgaaacttCAATAGTCAGGAACCACAAAGACTGCACTTGCTTTTGATTCAGATTGGCTAAAAACTCCAGCTTAAGTTAATTCTactatttaaaagaaaataaatgtttaaaaaaatatgaacgTAGAGGAACTAAAAGAAATGGAGAGAAAGAAGTGAAACATACATTGTAATCACCAGCATAGTCCTGTAAATTGCTGCCTTTAACCTCCACTACTCTATTAACTATTTGCTTTACGAAGTATCGGTCATGAGAAACTGTGATTACTGTGCCCTTGTACTCTGATATGGCCTCCTGATAGAAGAATTTTAGTGTGTGGAATACCTTTGAGTTATATGATGAATcgtaaaagattaattaaaataaaatgtaagattataaataagaaaaaagaaatcaaacctcGAGCATCTCTTTTGAAGGAATATCCAAGTGATTAGTTGGTTCATCCAAAACTAGAAGAGTTGATGGTTTTACCATGAATTTGCAAAATGCAAGACGTGCCTTGAAACAAGAAGACAACAGAGATTTCAACTTTAAGCCAGAATTAATGtgtgaaaacaaaatgaagttgagcaacaaaaagaaatgacgcacccaaaaggaaaaaaaaaagataaagcaaAGAATGCATTGCAAGGTTGTCACGTTAAAGACAaagcatgaaaggaaaaataataacaagaacTGGTTTATATAGACATTATACACATTATTTGAGCACCTGATTCAAATTACAACGAACCGATCCAAGACATGTCAATTAAGCACAAAAAACCTATATAAGGTTAAGTTATTATAAGGCAAGATTGTAATGTAGTAAACCACATCAGTATAAGACATATGTATATTAGTAAATCCTATACCCAACTGCATCTTTGTGTGGAACAGCAACAGAAGTAAATGTGTCATCTCCAAAGGAAAGTTGCACCCATCTTGAAATTATATTGGAATTGACGACTTTCTTGAAGTTAAACACACAGCGGCAGAAACAAATGCACGATGACAGGATTCTGGAATTGACAGCAAAGCAATGACAGGAACTGCGATGATGGTTTATTTATCTCCATTCATCAAATAATCGATCAGGCCTCTCACCAAAGTTCCATAAGGGTTTCACCCAATAGCTTAGCAGGTAGTATATGGTAACACTAATATAGTAAGATGATCTATTTATGAACCAAATGCCATCAGACGATGAAAGCACTTGTCAGCATAAGCTTGAAAGTGCAACATTTTTAGTGAAACCCACAAAAGTTGAATGACTGTTctcaaaagtgaaaaaattccaaaaagaGTATCAAACTAATGTCTGGTTTACCTTCTCACCACCACTCAAAAGGGAAACCTTTCTATCAAGCATGTCAGCTTTGAAATTACAACGACCAAGGAGGCCCTTTATATCATCAATTCTCCAGTCCTCTGCAGCTTCTGCTACTGTCTCAAGTACTGTTTTGTCCAAATCAAGTGCCTCAGCCtaaatgaaaaagttaattacaCTCAAATCAGAAATGGAAATTTGTTTAGCTCTGAAAGTAAAATTAAGGTCAAAAGAACTTATTGGCTTAAACTGAAAAGGGATAGCATTGATGAAAGCAACCCACCTGATTCTGCTCAAAATAGTTTGGTAGGACATTATGCTCACCAAGCAGAACTTCACCTCCTCTTGGCTTCTCTAAACCCATTATCAATTTCAGCAAAGTACTCTTACCACAACCATTTGGGCCAATGATGGCAGTTTTCTCTCCCCTTTCAATTGTGAGATTTGCTCGATTAAACAGAAGCTGCCACACAAAGCAAGCAATGTCAGAGCTAAAAATGCATTGGTACTAAtacagaaacaaaaaatcGTTCAACTTCCACATCCTTATGTAATCAAGTAACCCAACTCACTCTATCCTCGTATCCAAATTCCAGGTTCTTAATTGTTACAACAGATCTACCACTTCTTCCACGCTCTGGGAAcctaattttcatttgtttccgTTGGAATGGCTTCTCAATTTGTTCCTCTTCCTGAAGCCTCTCCAGCTTCTGTTCTTACCCAGAGAAGAGATTGAAAAACCACTGAGTTAGGAACTGAGGTATCcataaaataagagaaatagACTGCatctcataaatattatcattcAGACTTTCGATTAGAAGTTATTAAGATGTTGTATGATGATTTCGTAAGAGAAAGATGTTAATACTACATTACTGAAGAGACTGTGCTAATCAAGGTTCAACATATGTCATTTTACCTTTTCAGCTGAAGAAGCACGCCCAGAATTTGCCCCTGCACCCAACCTGTTTATCAAGTCTTTTGTCTGCTCAATTTCCCTCTGCTGCTTCTCCCATGCAGCATACTGAGATTCAATCCATGCTGCCTTTTCCAATACGTACTGAGAATAATTTCCCTCGTACGTCCTGGACACACCCATTTCAGTTTCCACAATTTTAGTACACAGCTGATCAAGAAAAGCTCTGTCGTGAGATATGATAACCATTGGCACATCTTGCTTGCCGAGATAACCTTCAAGCCACTCAATTGTGTCAAGATCAAGGTGATTTGTAGGCTCATCCAGAAGCAATAAATCTGGATCCTGCAAATGAAGATATATGTCAACAATCAACCACCCGTATCACACTGATTAATACTTTCAATTAACAGCTAGTATTTATCAACCACTAAGTCCCTTATACTTGAGAACTAATGACTGTGATTCCATTCCACAACTTTGGATTAGAAGCTACAGCAGCTCAATCCCAAACATTCCCCAAATCAAGTTTGTAGAATATTAATAGCAGAAACAGTAATCAAAGAGTTAAACAAACTTCAAAGATGCACCCTGCCATACCATTAACCACCATTAAAATTGAGGAAGTGACAACAACCCCATTATCTTAGCAATCTCCTAATAAAAAGACACTGCTTTCACCTCTACTTCTAgtcaaattttacaaaatcatcTCAAGCATTCACTAGGCACCAAATTATTGATAAGACTCACACATTACATTATACATCAACAAATACAAGTAATCATAAATACACATTAATACAACATCTAAACTGAAAATATACCTGCAACAAAATCTTCCCGAGCGACATTCTCATCTGCCACCCACTACTAAACGATGCCACCAACCTATCTCCATCGTCAGCCGTAAATCCTAGCTCCGGCATCAACTTACTAACCTTAGCATCCAACGTATCCAAATTCACAGCCTGTGCTTTCCTCTGCAACAAATCAAACTCATCCAAAAGTCTCCCCATCAAATCCATATCATCAACAGCACTTTCTAAAGCCTTTTGCACTCTCTCCAACTTCCCAGCAATCTCCATTTCCTCTTTAAACGCACTCATAAACTCTTCTCTTACCGTTCTGCTCATTGAAACCTCGAATTCTTGGCTCAAGAACGCAATTTTCATATTACTCTTCGCCTTTATCACATTCCCCGAATCGGGTTCCTCTTGCCCTGCGATAATTCTCAACTGGGTCGTTTTCCCCGCTCCATTAACGCCCACTAAGCCAACTTTCTCGCCCTTTTTCACTTCCCATGTCACGTCTTTCAATACAGTCACTCCTTTGTAGCTCTTGCTTATGTTTTCTAACTTTACCCCAGATGAAATACTGGAAGCCCCCGTGTTTGATTGCTTGTTTGAGTACTTCTTGTTCTCGAATTCATCGGCTGAACTCGAAAACAGTGATTCGACGTCGCTTTGTGCCTTGgcgattgattttttttcaacggTGGCAGCTGATACTTGGCATGTGATTCGAGGTCGTTGTTTTTTCGTGAAATTGAGTGAGTTTGTGAAGGATTTTGCGGATGCAAATGGTGTGAAACGAGGCTGCAAAGTGCTGAAGAAGGAGGAGCGGAGGTTGGTGGTCGTGGTTGTTACGTCCATGTTTGGATAGCCAGAAACCGAAAGACAGTGAAGGAAAATTTCTGGGTATTGGAGGGCCAAGTGTGAGTTTCTCAGAGAAACACCTTCACTCTCAAGAGTCTCGACctcatgaatttttttaagtagatATTGGAGATTTTTACAAgggaaaaatttaaataataggacaaaaataaaaagaaataatgataaattagaaatgggatttttttttttttggttttttgggtttttttttcttttgtttctgcatgaaattaaatatataaacatgAAGAATTGTTAATCGACACAAAGATCattccatttttaatttaaatagttttaaaattttattacttatattaattaagaatgattaaatataatagataattatattaaaaaattaaaaaagagtaGGAGGTTATAActtaattgtaaattatataTGCATTAATGAAATACATGCATTTGCTCGCGTTTTAATGAAATAGatgttgaaataaataaataaatattgaaggAATTAtagcttattttttaattaatcgtagctcttaaaaatattttttaatttttgtggtttataaaaaaagagataaataaaGGCGGAGACTGGAGACTGGTGATAACGCCCGTAGTAGTCTTGTGGTGTAGATTCTATTAACGAGTGATACCCTCTTCTCATCAGGTGCCACGTGTAAGCTATTGTGAGATTATCGTCGACATGACTtgtgagattttttttcaatttttaaatatttttaaaaagtaaattactatatcattttctttctttttttttgttttattaccaacaaaaattttcattgaaattGAGAGGCTCCACAATTACATTGGAGCATCCTGatccacaaaattttaaatattctttattcttgcgtattattatcttttagttTATATGTTGCTTTATTTACTTgactatttttcataaaacttttataatttacaagtGAGGTGTATAATAGAATGaatgtttaaatttctaaatttaatatctttaaaaCCCAATATTAACAGTTTAACACTCCTTAGGGTAGGATTATGCATTCTAAAAGTATTTTGGATTgaacattttgatttttatccattaaatttttttgatccAATAATAAGTGAGTGAGGGtataaatgtatttttaattaaattttattattaaattaaatagatcttataaataaaaattttatttatttttttaagtcatATTTAGaatatgtttctttttctttttcctttcctACCAATAGTGAAATTGTTGTTGAAGAATGTTAAAATCCCtggaaaaatatattgtttatGATTAGGTGGGGAAGAGTCACAAATTATTGGTGATGTTGTTCCTCATAAAAGCATATCACAGATTAACGTAACGAgtgaaataaacaaacaagtccatttttttttttaaattcatagtctctcctttttttttttttctcctccgctgcttgtaaatctttatCACAAAATGCTTgacaaataatattgaaatattggaagaaattaaatataaaaatttagagtGGAGCTATTAGCACCCCTTGAAAACTCTCATTAAACCCCTTTTTTAACCACCCCCATcatataattagaaaaattaacatatttattttaattccataGACAATCTTAgcaatatttacaataaagaGAGCCatggaataaatttttttttttatgaaaaaagtaagcaacataattaagaaaagaCTAATACTTTTATTGCATAAATTATAAACTCTTACTCGTCTGTGAAGTTTAAGAGTCCAATCATGGTAATATTCATTATCtgcactaaaaaaaattacataaagtcaagaaaaatacaaattaatcaaatgaaaatacttaacattaattaataatatattttttacattaagtccaaaagttttttttttcatagtctttttttttctcccccgctgcttgtaaatctttatCACAAAATATTTGACAAATAATGTTGAAATAttggaagaaattaaatataaaaatttgttctgTAGTGGGCCGATTAAGTGCTATTTTCATCTACGATCGAGATAAACACAAGATGCTTGGGTGCCATTTGTACATGGATTGGTCATGCTAAATGTAGGAGTCATTGAGCCCAGTTAGTTGTTACGGGGCACCCAAAAGTTCTAGCCCAAGAGTTCGGAGTAAGAGACCAAATATTGGCGAACACTCGTCCCGTAACATAATTTTTGCATTTATAGGGCAAAATTATAGTATCATAGTGGTACTATATTACAGAGGGATTCAACCATTGAATCTAGTCCACAGTGGTCATCAGAGCTAGATTTAATGGCTAGATCCAGCTGTGATATGGTATTATTGTGTTACCATAGCTGGACCCGCATTTATATGGGTTATTATTGTTGAATTAGATGGTCGTACAAACTTGTTATTTGATGATAATTATTTCTgttttttctctaaataatataggtttatttttattaatctcaTTGGCTctttaaattcaatatttttaagtatGGGAGCAAGCCTAAATACTAATGGTAATCAttgatcaaaagaaaatttacacCTGTCACCCTAGTTCAagtggctttttttttttaataaatctatgtaaaaatagtttttgtaaatttatacaagattAAAGAATATAAACTAACTCAATATACTTTTCATATTTTACCAACACCAAACTTCATGATGTAGAACATgatttttgtactttttcaGAGCTATAACTTGAACTATGAAGCTTATGGAAAGACGAATACAAGTATGTAAACCATGTTGTAAATGGTCAGCAAATTTTTTAGGAATTCTAATTTTTGGGTCTCAGATTGTAGTTTGAAGATCTTTTACCTAATTTTTACGCTTTTTTCcagatttcaattttatttctagACATCATAATTGcatgccctttttttttattctttttattttaattattataattttattaaataatctaTTTTGCCTCTTTTGATAATTTCGCTTTCTATATGTAAGAGAGAGTAAACCCTAGTTTGTCAGCAACTTTTGATTAAGAATCAATTAATCATTATCATTTCAAACTTTGTTCTTCATCGTTTTTGCATCGTCATTTTagttcttaaattttttaatcaaaatatggTTTCATGAGAAATATGATCTAGATTCtttaaaaattggaaaatcaattttattttcgtactttcaaaaaaaaattattttgggatATGTATAGTATAAAgattaaaagttttattatGTGTATGTGGAATACTGGAATAAAAGCTTATGCAATAACCATTTTGGGCTGTAGCAAATGAATTTTAGGCCCAAATTCTGGCCCACACTAACCTTTAAATTCACACACTATGAAGGCCCTGCCTCTATTCTGCTTTGTCtgagtttatttttcaaataataatgtttgtttcaacatcattttttttttaaagtctaGGGAtgattagttttatattttctttacacATATATACTTTAGGGTGTATTTTTCCACATAAtgtatatttcaaatttaatttaagaactTAAGTTCGAGTCTAGtactctttttctctttttagttgTATGTATATAATTGAATGGAAGTTGATTTCTCTCCTGCTAATTTGTGAGTAGAGCTGTTATATTGTTCCAAATTTATAAGGATTGAAAGCTAGACTGTACGGTAGTAGTATTGATCTAAGCGAGttctaattgaattttaattgtaaatatattagttgaattttgttatattaaaaaaaaaagagtaatcaATTGGGCTAAAACGAACTACTGACTTTATTAttgtctttttaaaaaaaaaaaatcttgattcAATTACGGTATGAAATTAAGTTGATACAAGCACAATAGAATCatgagaaattaaaacaaattgataaaaaaaaaatagagaattgttaagttttaaataataaacaaatttaacaTACACATGTACTGGATTTAAATGCAAGAAATATCCTAGAAATGatcatttttgttgttgtcatTTTATCAAGACCCTCGAGAATATGTGATTGTGAGTTTCTAAATAAAGTTATAATCTATTGAAAATATCACACAaatatagaattaaaatttgtgaTGTGATATTCCATATCGCAGGTGTCTGCTCACTGTTTTAACGAGccttcaattattatataataagcTATTAAGAGATGGAATAtgaaagattaaataattgtGTGTGATAGCAGAAGCCAGAGAAGTGATTCCAAAAAGCATGATTAAATCGACAACAATCATTCGGCTCCAAACTCACCACCTAGGCGCATGACCAAATTTACAAAAccctaaataaaacaattattacaCATGTtggttataaaatttaaatggatGAGTGACACATGATGTTggattcaaatattaaaattcttaatattattgtttaatgaaatttataattcatttttaattttttattaagacgTTATTTGATctttataataacaataatcataTCGTCACttgattatcttttgttaaatttaatatgagAGCAgtgtaattattttcatggAAATGAGTAGAAATAGCCcacactttttttattattatttttgccactattttaaaaagtattgagtttaacttgacaagttggtaaaataaacaagttttttattgccctaaaaaattaactaaggATATGTTTGATATTACAGAAGTTATTTAAGTAGagatttaactaaaaaatttagttgttgtcaatgagagtttttattaaaaattataaaatttttttaatagataaattttttaaagttctgttatgaaataaattgttcaaataaataaatgatattttagatattttaatattaaaaaatcttttcaAACTCTATTCAAAAGcctaaaatttgaacttttacTTCTAGGGACAAACAACTTATTtgatctttaaaaattttattaaaaaaataaccgcacaataaaaaaaattaaaaagaaaatttataaaatcaaataaatacttataattATTAGAGAAGTCATATTATacatatactaattaaaagaCGTTTGTAacatgtaaataaataaattatatcaaatGCATTACGTAAgcccaaaaaacaaaaaatatatatatataacatttaAAATCTTACAAGTTGCAATAAAttaagaagagaaaatttggGGCTTGAATTGAGGGCGGTTAGAAGTTGTATCCAGTATTAATTTGGCTTGTACCAATTTGGTCAAAATATTTGACAACTAGTTCGAGTAATCTGTCATATTTAGTAGAAggattatattattattattattattttataagcaGCAAATAGAACTATAGAATGActaaagctttttttttttttttggtcggtcaaaaaatatatatttaaatgtagaaacgttttttaaaaaataactaatattatgctaaaagaaaaagtttttcagtaatttattctatttaattcattagtgtacttttaacttaaaaacaaaataaaatttgtaggaaaaaaaaaaactagagcCACTATTTCTTGAGTTAGTTTGGAGACTTTTCTCATCTAAATTTTCGTGAGTGTATAATGATCTTGTTTCACTTatgtatttataatataatttgattatttcacattattatataataacaaCCAACCATTACCACTCCTGGTATTTTATGGAAGCTAGATTATCAGAAAATATTGTAtcgtttttattttctaaacaaacaattttcttattttacttGATTAtagaacatatataaaatcatttatattatttaatttttcttatagtAAAATCTCTGAAAAACACAAATGGGTAAAGAAatccaataattaaaattagtcataaaaaaaaaagaaaattactaaAAGATATGATGAGGGTTAAtgttttattacttaattGAGTAGTGTTAtctattctaaattttttattttaaataaatatttaaaataatatgatatttatcaattaattgatgaaataatgtaattaatttacttaaattttataaaaaaatattaattaattaataaatatcacgttatttaaaataattatttgaaataagaattttaagaTAATGCAGAATTATTCAACTCTATTAGACGAAGCGACAAAAGGGCGGGGAGGACAGCTGGCAAAAGCAGATAAAGCCACGCCACCCAAAAAGGAACACGGCCGAAAGCGTGTCTGAAAGTGGCAGTTccgtaattaaaataaaaaacacgaatccatttttgtaattttgtcgGAACGATTGGCTGTTGCTCTTGCATGCAATCAAATATCTGACTCAGACGCGAACGAATCTCTATCGCGCTGTCATTGCGCTGTTTCACACACTTTTCACGATGGGATAATTACGAATATTTCCctattgtttatattttactaaacaAAGATAcaagtttttcatttgttttagattGAAACCCGACCTCTCTTGAAAGGATTAAAatacttttctcttttttccccttttttaaCTAACAAGTAGGTAATAGAAagctttaataatttaaatacaattTGTTCATCTCAGTAGGGTCAAAGGATGGCGATTTTTGAGATTAGCTCGTAAATCTCATATGaagttaatataaaattagtgaGTTTAGACTTGTTAGAGAAtatgtcttatttttcaataagaatttcttaagatatttgattctttagtaggattcctatttaaagaataagtaatttttccTTAAgaatttgacttatttaagGAGGAATACTACtagtataagaaaatgaatacttttttttttacaagaaATAATCACTAAATATAAGGAGGTTGGgttcatttatttgtataaCACAGCAATCAGTTTTTTGCAAGTATATAGTTTATAGTGCGAGAGAAATAATAGATTTATTGAGAGATTTGGTGTTATTAGAGTTTTAGATGTGAGGAAAAATACTAGagtgattttaataaatttttctctcgtCGCCCTTGGAGGCCGTGGTTTTTCTCCAGTATAAGAGATTTGcacataaatttttgtgttgtgtgattggttcttttttcatctaattttttatttattattttgtttgatatttttacttGTAAGATCTTGGGCAGGATTAAAAATTACCTGACAAGACTAATATAAAATGactcaattatattattatcttgTCAAACTTAAACTAATAGAAATTCTATCTagtatttaaagaaaaaaaaaagaaaattctatcTATTTACTTATCATATCaaggattttaatttttaatctaacaCGActgttaattcaaaattatgtcactcatttaatatttttctaatatattcTCAAAAGTTTTgcttatttaatatattttacaatatttttaattattatcaatctaaattctaattagttttggtctaaatataattaaataatttttaaaatatgacaaatataatatatataattctatTTGTCAAAACATAGCCAACCGacataacataattaattgaatagttaactattttataaataatttgttagttaattgttttataaatagttttttatgaCAAGAATTCTTAACCAAAATCtgaaacaaattattaaaagattaatataaattcacattattaatatttgatgaCATAATATGAACATAATACACCAACGGCCAACTCTAATGAGATTTCAATTAAGAATCTATTTCATAATTACGTCTTTATTAGAGAATATATAAAGGTTATGGACCTGAAAGTTATTGTACCATTTGCACAGTTGAAGACTTGAAGTTTCTCAAAACTAGTTAAAAAGCACTTTAACTAAAAGCTGTCCAAAAGCACTTCTCTTTCTCGCTGTCTCTGCCCCTCGGGCTATATATTAAAGGCTTCTTGTGCATCTTTGTTCTTGTTATCTCCATCAGTACTGTACATCAAGCTCTAAGCTTTAGCTCTCGCTTTTTCAACTTTCAAGACTTCAAAGCCTTCTCTTTTCATTTCTAACatcacaattaattaacatgGAAGATCGTAAGGAGGTATTTGTTTCTCCATCTCTCTCCAACTGTGTTTCTGGCTTTTTAATTTCCTCATTTGGGGTGTTTGTTTGCTGAGAAAGTTTATATAGGaaagaatgagaaaaatttatatcttttgagtttttgttTAGCATGTTAGTGAACTTCTGATGAATTTGCTAATGAAAgagcttttttgtttcttttttttttcctttaaagcAAGCATTTTCCAATTTCGGATGATTAAAAATCCAGCTTTCAAAGAATATGAGTTTCCAGTTTTCACTTTCAGGTGGGTTTAATTTGGTTGAATTACTTGAAAAAATTCTaagctttttttctttttgggtagAACAAAAAATTCTAAAGGCTCTGATTATATCAGTTTAGCATTTTTCTTAAGTTTTTGTATATCTTGGTGATGTTATTAGTTGTTTTTAATTGACTTTTTGGTCATATAAAGTGAAATTCCTTTGTAAACACTTCTCTTAAGTGAGATGTTCAAAGAAGCAATCATTTTACTTTGTCAAAGCTGAGAAACAGTCAAAGCTGCCactttttttgattttttttgcctttatttttctccttAGATATCGGGATGTGTGCTAATGGATCTTTGCATTCATAGGTTCTTTTGCTTCTTTCACACATGCAAACTGTCTTTGTAGTCCACAGACTTCGAATCCTTACAAGGAGtattaaatctttaaaatacttaaaagAATTCATTGATCAATGATCCATAATGGTTCTTGAAGTGATAATTAATTACAGTTTGAAGATTATGACGGGGATTGCTTTGAAACTTAATAACCACTTAcgttcattaaaaaaaaaaatgttttcttttaatgtgaTTAATGTTTTACGTTCTTTTGTATAGAAAAATGCTCCATGGCTATCTGTGCCGCAATTTGGGGACTGGGACCAGAAGGGACAGGTGCCTGATTATTCATtggatttttcaaaaattagagaaatgaGGAAGCAAAACAAAAGGGATGTGTCAAGAGCAAGTCTTGGCAACGAAGAAGACTTCATTAACCCCACTGCCCCCAGTAACAACAAAGCCCACAATAATCAAGATGATGAGCAGCATCATTTTCATCAGAGCCATCACCACCACTCTCCAACCGtgagaaattttcattttttcactCATTATCTTCGTAGAAAATCTTATATGAGATCGATGTGGTGCCGCTTatgagtctttttttttttaaaaaaaaaaaagtgtttgttAATTGGCAACTAACTTTTGGTTGTTAGATTAATGAGAAAGAATGAAGCCAATTTCAAAGTAGAGTAATTTAGGACATTTCAAATTCTGGAAGTAGGTTGTTGGCTGACAACACTTGTAAGGAATTGATTGGTTGATTGTAACAAGTTAGGAAATAGGAAGTGGTTTCATGGTGATATGAGACTCTGAAAACAGAGTTTCTGGGCAACA
This window contains:
- the LOC102622347 gene encoding ABC transporter F family member 5 is translated as MDVTTTTTNLRSSFFSTLQPRFTPFASAKSFTNSLNFTKKQRPRITCQVSAATVEKKSIAKAQSDVESLFSSSADEFENKKYSNKQSNTGASSISSGVKLENISKSYKGVTVLKDVTWEVKKGEKVGLVGVNGAGKTTQLRIIAGQEEPDSGNVIKAKSNMKIAFLSQEFEVSMSRTVREEFMSAFKEEMEIAGKLERVQKALESAVDDMDLMGRLLDEFDLLQRKAQAVNLDTLDAKVSKLMPELGFTADDGDRLVASFSSGWQMRMSLGKILLQDPDLLLLDEPTNHLDLDTIEWLEGYLGKQDVPMVIISHDRAFLDQLCTKIVETEMGVSRTYEGNYSQYVLEKAAWIESQYAAWEKQQREIEQTKDLINRLGAGANSGRASSAEKKLERLQEEEQIEKPFQRKQMKIRFPERGRSGRSVVTIKNLEFGYEDRLLFNRANLTIERGEKTAIIGPNGCGKSTLLKLIMGLEKPRGGEVLLGEHNVLPNYFEQNQAEALDLDKTVLETVAEAAEDWRIDDIKGLLGRCNFKADMLDRKVSLLSGGEKARLAFCKFMVKPSTLLVLDEPTNHLDIPSKEMLEEAISEYKGTVITVSHDRYFVKQIVNRVVEVKGSNLQDYAGDYNYYLEKNLDAREKELEREAELEERAPKIKAKSKMSKAEKEARKKQKMQAFQAAKQKSKGSKNAKRWK
- the LOC102622949 gene encoding uncharacterized protein LOC102622949, translated to MEDRKEKNAPWLSVPQFGDWDQKGQVPDYSLDFSKIREMRKQNKRDVSRASLGNEEDFINPTAPSNNKAHNNQDDEQHHFHQSHHHHSPTTRRSFLSYFNCCVKA